The DNA region TGAATGACTGGTGTTTATATACAGGAGGTTTAGTTTAGAACGATGGAAAAGAGGTATGCAGCTGTTTTGGTCATTATAGAAATATAACCATAGATAGTATAAAGAtagaatttaagaaaatatataaggagaagaaagagaaaggacaaGATAGTGGGAAAATATGGAAGGAATGAGGAGAAtgtgtctttacaaacaaactGTGAGTCTGCCTGTAGGAAAAGCTAGATGCTGATAGGTGAAAGAAGCAACGGGAGTAACCATAAATTTCAGAGGAATGTTACTAATTGACAGAGACTTGCTAATCTATGGCTGTATTAAAATCCTGGATTTAAAGATACAAATAAAAGATGGGGGGGAGAGGGGTGTTGTGCATATTAGAAGGGGATATGTTTTAGGTGATTCAGGCAGCCTGTACCTCAGTCaagggggaaaggaagagggtcACGCGGCTGGGAAAATTCCAAAAACTTGAGAGACTCCAGAGGAATgcccatggcctctcccttttttttttttttttatttttatttttttttttttttttttagtaaagtCAGAGAACTTCtttgtctcctttttggacataaacctctggTGCTGTGAATTTTTCTGCACAGATAACACCACCTGTGGACCCAGCAACAAGACTTAATTGATGCATTGAATTTTCGCTTGTGATGATGGCAGTCTTGATCCATCAGAGATGGGGGAAGCCCCTGAAACATTAAGTTCTGGTTCAGGTGGGAATGCCCAGATACCTCCCCTTTTGCTAAGCGAAAGTGGGTTTGTTATGGCCCCTCGGGCTGTTCCTATACAGGTCTGAGGTTTCCCGACACACCCCCAAgccctctccttctcccctccGGCTCGGGGAGTGCAAACCCGGCCTCAGCCAAGCGCGTGCTGCTTTTGGAACTCGCTGGCTGCTGGAGCCATTaacccccagcatttcagtcCCTCACACAGATGGTGGGAGAACTGAGTGAACGAGGAGAAGAGATACAAAGGCCACATgagaaatctgatttttttttattttttattttttaaatttattaccTACAGTGAGGAAAGGTCATGGAGATGACATGAATGTTAAGAACGATCACTTTAAGTTTCGAGGACGAGGATTTCACTGAGAACGCACTGACCTCACACGGCGTCCCGCCTCAGCCCCGGCGCGGGGCGCCTGAGGCCGCCGCGCATGCGCAGCGCCGCGAGCCTGCGTCCCGCCGGCAGCGGGGCGGTGCTAAGATGGCGGCGGCACTGCTGGCGCGGTTATGTTGGGGCACCCCCGCGCTCCGGGGCACACTCGGGCTCTGGGGCACACTCGGGCTCCGCGCCACTCGCCAACCCCTCCCTGccaccgccgccgccccgccgctgCTGCTCTGCCGCCCCGCCGCGCCTCTGGGGCCGCGCAATTTCTCGGCGGCCGAGCTGGTGCGCGCCGCGCcggccctgctgcagccctacCTGCGGCTCATGCGCCTGCACCAGCCCGCCGGTGAGCGCGGCGGGGAGGGTCGGGGCCGCGTGCCCCCCGTGCCCTCCCGTTCCTCGCTGAGCCCGCCCGCGGGTCTTGTCTCCCCGCAGGGACATGGCTGCTGTACCTGCCGTGTGCCTGGAGCATCGGCCTGGCGGCCGCGCCCGGCTGCCTCCCGGACTGGCGCATGCTGTCCCTGTTCGGCGTGGGAGCCGTGCTCATGCGAGGGGCCGGCTGCACCATCAATGACATGTGGGACCGCGACTATGACAGACAGGTAGTGAACGATGGGGCAAGGCTGCTTACACGAGcgtgcagggacaggacaagggggcATGGCTTCAGATTGaaagagtaggtttagattagatattaggaagaaatccttcacTCTGAGGATGGTGACGCATTGGAActggttgctcagagaagtttTAGGTGGCCCAttgctggaagtgttcaaggccaagttgtATGGGGCTGTGAGTAACCTAGTCTagtgaaaagtgtccctgccaaTACGAGGGTTGTAAcgaggtgatctttaaggtctctttccaacccaagcccttctgtgattcagtgaaCTAAGCACATGCCCATTCATCTCCATCATCACAGAATCAACAGAACTTTTAGGGCTAAAAGACACCTCGAGAGATGATCTAGTTCAACCCCCTTGCCAAGGCCAACTCACCTAGAGCAGGTTACACAGGAACACATCCAAATGGGTTTTGAATGTCTCCTGGGAGGGGGACTCCACTTAACAGCTGCTGTTTTTTCTCAGCCAAGCACCAAGGATTCTGAAGGCACTGAAGTACATGAACATTGCCAGTGATTCCTTGCTGAGTGCAGGCTCCAGGTTCAGGAATTCCTCCATGTTTCTGCTGAGATGCACGCACTCTACACTTCCTCCAAAAATAGtagaaagtattttatttcatataacATTTCTCTGTCCAGGAGTGTAGTAAGTCTTCTAGAATACTCACCTCTGTGTAAGATAAAATACATGCTGTTGTTGGCTGTAGGCAGTACTTgaacaaatttatttctcaaCCTTGCTTTGCACCACAGAACAAACCAAGTAACACATTTTTGCTACACTTGCTAGTGACAATCTATCCAagaacaacttttttttcccccttaatttTAGAAgcagtatttctttttattgttgTATTGTTAATTTAGGCCGTTCAGAGTATCATGCCCAACCCACAGCTAATCCCCTTCTGTTATGTTGTATGTTTGCATTTATCATCTCCCATTTGTGCAGAAGAGGGAAATATGCAAAAGGCAGTGCCCAGTGTGAGATTTTGAAATGTGCATAGGTGCAGGCTTGGAGGGGAACATCCTGGTGATGTGTCACTGTTTGCTCCTCCTGTTTTTTGTTCCTGTATTGCTCCTGTGGTTTTGGAGTTTGGGTTTCAGCTGTGGAAGACACAGAATAATGAACCGATCCAGTATCTGAAGTTCTTAGTACAGCACTTGTATTTGTGCTGTTGGGAAGGTAGGGAATCAGAATGTGGTTTATGGCAGCTTTGGATGGTTTAGGGTTTGGAAGGTGTTAACAACTATGTATGCTAAACAGATTTGATGTGGGGATGTGATAAGAGGGAATTTCAATATAATGATTTGATTTATGCATTATGTGATGTGGTCAgatggaaattttaaaaattgccttCACAGCTTTTTCTGGGGTACCTTAAAAGGCTGCCTTCAACATGGGTGCTATAGAGGCCAGGCCAACAACAGGTGTAGGTGATGGTGGTTTGGGATTTAGATTTTGTGTTACTGATTATTTGGGACATGTTTTCTTTAAGTGAAACATCCCATGTTTGATTGCACTGTGCAGTGGAATTGGTCACAGGTATGTTAAGTGCATGTTTACTGCTCCAAAAGCAGTATTTGATGTTAGCATAACCTGATGGCAGGGGAGAGAACAAGCTAAAATAGTCTATTTAAATTAATGTTATTCAAGCATAGGCAAGATACTTCTTATCTACAGAATATTCTGTAAAAAGTTGGCTTTTGAACCTCATTGAATAGACTTGACACCATTTTCATCAATATGCACAATTTCATGGAATTGTTAGGGTTGAAAggcacctctggagatcatccagtccaacccctgcCAAGGGGTTGAAGCCGATGACACAGGAACATGTCCAGCTGgggtttggaatgtctccagagaaggagactccacaaattccctgggcagcctcttccagagctctgccaccctcagtgtagataagttcttcctcatgttgaggtgAAATTCAGTcatttggaggtttttttttgcattggtCACCTTTGGCAAGTAACTCACcattcatttattttaacttttttctgatatttgtttctttcttcagtTTACCTTGTATGATTTCTTGTTCCAGACAGAGTTTCTAAACTCCACTGTAACCCAGTTGGGATTGAATGTCTTTTCACAGCTATTAACTCCACATCAATGAGACTGGATCTTTCAGAATCCAGTtagagagaaacaaaagcaagCAACAGAATTAGGgccttttcatttctcttcagAAAATAGGAAACAAACATTGTAAATTACCCATCAGTTACAGATGTACCTGGTAGTAatattatttcccttttttagGTTGCAAGGACAGCAAGCAGACCCCTGGCAGCTGGAGATATCTCCACTTTCCAGTCCTTGGTTTTTCTCGGGGGACAGCTTAGCCTGGCATTCTGTGTGCTTCTGTGTCTGAATTACTACAGGTGATGTATGAGTTATCTTTTGGTTTTTAAAGTCTGGCCCTGGGTCCTGAGTTAAGCACAGAGATTTTGAGTAGAAAAGGTGTTGGGGTCAGTGGGAGGAGTTTATTAGTCATGGAATTGtaattgaaaggaaaataattaggtCAGTACCGTGTACAGCTCCTGCAATGCTGCACTGTGTCTGCTGATCTTTAGCCTGGCAAACAATAATCCTCTTGGTACTCTTTACAGTATCATTCTGGGAGCAGCCTCTTTATTCCTTGTGATCACCTACCCTCTGATGAAGAGAATAACATACTGGCCACAGCTAGTTTTGGGTGAGATGGAAAGattttttgtctattttttttaatttcagatgtagtttttggggtgttttacaGATTAGTACTTGAGCTTTAGCAATCTGACTTTTTATAACTTTATATCAAAATAGAAATACCTTACAGACAAAGCTCTGTTATGCCACAAGCTTCTTAATTTATGACAGGCATTGGAGTTGATGTGTGGCTTTGgggttggttttcttttgttgaTAGAAATCAGATCCTTTTTTTGATGCAGTGATAGGAAGTAGAAGAGTAGGGTGGAAATAAACATTTGTCATTTGAAAATGAGCTGTAGTTTTGGGGTTATTTCAAAACTCTTCTTACATACAGATTTGTCTGTACAGCATTTCAGTCTTCAGCTTCTAAAATAACTCCTGAACGGATACTGATGGTGCTTGTATTTTAGGTTGAGCTACTAAAACATACCTGTGTATATTGGCTCTCATATTCCATCCGTCTTCAGGGGTTTTTAAACCAAAATTGTCATTTTCAGGCTAGAAGTACCATAGTTGGCTGCTGTGTACTGTTTTGCAGCCAGTTATGCTGACATGTTTTGTTACACCTGGGCATTTTACCTTCAGACCTGTTGTTAGAGTATTCTAGTGTTTCCCTACACTAATGAAGTCAAATTCAAATTAGGGAAAAATGTGTGGCATATGTATTTTTTCTTGCATGTCCACAGTATTTAATGTCAAATTATTTATATTCATTACCTGCCTAAAAATAAATGATAGAAAAATAGAGATGTTGGTATTATACAAAAGGCTGCTGATATGATACTCTctcaaataaataatatttaattgcTTCTGGCATTCTTgtaacttctatttttttatgCTCTTAATATTTTTAGGATTTACATTTAATTGGGGAGCCCTTCTTGGCTGGTCTGCCATCAAAGGATCATGTGAGTGGTCTGTGTGTTTGCCCTTGTACTTTGCTGGAGTCATGTGGACACTGGTCTACGACACCATTTATGCACATCAGGTAGGGTAACAGTGAAATCTTCCAGATACCTGTGTTTAAAGGTCACACAagtttgtgtgttttgtttacAGATTTGTTGTTAAACAGCAGAACTAACCTTTTGCAGTTTTTCACTGTCAGCTGAGCTGAAGCAGCATCAAAGAATTCCCAGCCCTTCGATATTTTATTGCTGTTTGCCAATGTTTTACAAGTCAGGTGGAAAGATGGAAAGTAGCCTTTGTGCTCCTATGCTTTTGCATTGTGGAAATAACTTCAACATTGGTGTTAACTCCTGGTTGCTAAACAGCTCTAAGACCAACCTTTTAGTTTAAATTTTAATGTGGAGACCTACAACTGCTCTTAAATTGATTCCTAGTAAATcccccctttttatttttcttatgaaGTGGCATTGGATTATGGATTTTGTGGTAATTCATCTTTTCATTCCAGGATAAGAGGGACGACATCATGATTGGTGTGAAGTCAACTGCATTGCAGTTCAAGGAGGACAcgaagcagtggctcagtggCTTCAGCCTGGCCATGCTCCTGAGTTTGTGCGTGGCAGGGATGAATTGCAACCAAACCTTCCCGTATTACTCGGCTGTGGCTGCCGTAGGGGCTCACCTGGCACACCAGGTTTGATGGATTTATTCATACTATTTCCATGAGGAAGTTCTTACTAAGAAGTTAGAGGGCTTTTCAACCCCCATAAATTCATGAGCTGCCCATGAAAA from Anomalospiza imberbis isolate Cuckoo-Finch-1a 21T00152 chromosome 4, ASM3175350v1, whole genome shotgun sequence includes:
- the COQ2 gene encoding 4-hydroxybenzoate polyprenyltransferase, mitochondrial encodes the protein MAAALLARLCWGTPALRGTLGLWGTLGLRATRQPLPATAAAPPLLLCRPAAPLGPRNFSAAELVRAAPALLQPYLRLMRLHQPAGTWLLYLPCAWSIGLAAAPGCLPDWRMLSLFGVGAVLMRGAGCTINDMWDRDYDRQVARTASRPLAAGDISTFQSLVFLGGQLSLAFCVLLCLNYYSIILGAASLFLVITYPLMKRITYWPQLVLGFTFNWGALLGWSAIKGSCEWSVCLPLYFAGVMWTLVYDTIYAHQDKRDDIMIGVKSTALQFKEDTKQWLSGFSLAMLLSLCVAGMNCNQTFPYYSAVAAVGAHLAHQIYTLDIDKPEDCWKKFASNHTVGILLFIGIVLGNLWK